In a single window of the Carnobacterium gallinarum DSM 4847 genome:
- a CDS encoding serine/threonine-protein kinase has translation MIENHYKEIETLTNKENGPILVRHNQTKEFFVKKIYTLDLLDKLKKLQQINHPNLPRLQEIIPLENELWVYEEFIHGKNLKEYMLTQQSTSITTKEILNIASSVTQALMVLHERNIIHRDIKLTNIMISNDQVIKLIDFDAVRLYDGKKEQDTVNLGTMGYAAPEHFGFAETDERSDLYSLGVVLNVCDSHEYPTKKLSTNPYLAPIITKAIKLDPSQRFQTAKEMQLAIQEQLDLLTETKKTATTPISLKKVTSSVSEPAFKEATKPLKSSSLKPKIITRIPGFRSNIYWKKIIALFGYLFILLCYIILASTKGNAIDRLLECVNFTIMMIAPLFFFLNFLGVQDRLPFFRSPKRSSKIIGYLLFIVVWFIIVGTFIEITSGLYSPEYYK, from the coding sequence ATGATTGAGAATCACTATAAAGAAATAGAAACTTTGACAAATAAAGAAAACGGACCGATTCTTGTCCGACATAACCAAACAAAAGAGTTTTTTGTAAAAAAAATATATACATTAGATTTGTTAGACAAATTAAAAAAATTACAACAAATCAACCATCCAAATTTACCTAGATTACAAGAAATAATTCCATTAGAAAATGAACTTTGGGTCTATGAAGAATTTATTCATGGAAAAAATCTGAAAGAATATATGCTTACTCAACAATCGACCTCCATTACAACCAAAGAAATTTTGAATATTGCAAGCAGTGTCACTCAAGCTCTAATGGTTTTACATGAACGAAACATTATTCATCGTGACATTAAACTAACCAATATTATGATTTCTAACGACCAAGTCATTAAGCTAATTGATTTTGATGCCGTCCGTCTCTACGATGGAAAAAAAGAACAGGATACTGTTAATCTAGGGACAATGGGATATGCTGCCCCAGAGCATTTTGGATTTGCAGAAACAGATGAACGGAGCGACCTTTATTCATTAGGCGTTGTTCTAAATGTATGCGACAGCCATGAGTACCCTACTAAAAAGCTAAGTACGAATCCCTATTTAGCACCAATTATCACAAAAGCAATCAAATTAGATCCTTCCCAACGGTTTCAAACTGCAAAAGAAATGCAGTTGGCTATTCAAGAACAATTAGACTTACTAACAGAAACAAAAAAAACAGCTACTACACCTATTTCTCTCAAAAAAGTGACATCTTCTGTTAGTGAACCTGCTTTCAAGGAAGCCACTAAACCATTAAAAAGTTCGAGTTTAAAGCCAAAAATAATCACACGCATCCCTGGATTTAGAAGTAATATATATTGGAAAAAAATTATTGCTCTATTTGGTTATCTCTTCATACTATTATGTTATATTATCTTAGCTTCAACTAAAGGTAATGCAATTGATCGGCTACTTGAATGTGTTAATTTTACAATTATGATGATAGCTCCTCTGTTCTTTTTTCTTAATTTTTTAGGGGTACAAGATCGTTTGCCCTTCTTTCGCTCGCCGAAACGTTCATCTAAAATTATCGGCTATCTTTTATTTATCGTAGTTTGGTTTATCATTGTCGGAACGTTTATTGAAATCACAAGCGGGCTTTATTCTCCTGAATACTATAAATAA
- a CDS encoding XRE family transcriptional regulator codes for MLEKDTEHLMNQIKAADDFAMLFDEHQSYLINEDIKDYLANLLTLKKCKKITVIRSAGISEVTGYQYFDGKRRPSREKAVALAIGFQLTVEETNELLKKNGYAQLYPKHHWDAIVIYGISHSYLLLEIDELLFEADLPTFSES; via the coding sequence TTGTTGGAAAAAGATACGGAACATTTAATGAATCAAATAAAAGCAGCTGATGATTTTGCTATGTTATTTGACGAACATCAATCTTATTTAATTAATGAAGATATAAAAGATTACTTAGCCAATCTACTAACGCTTAAAAAATGTAAAAAAATTACTGTGATTCGTTCTGCTGGGATTTCAGAAGTTACTGGTTATCAGTACTTTGATGGGAAACGTCGACCTTCTAGGGAAAAAGCAGTGGCTTTGGCTATCGGCTTTCAACTGACTGTGGAAGAAACCAATGAGTTATTGAAAAAAAATGGTTATGCCCAATTGTATCCAAAGCATCATTGGGATGCCATTGTTATTTATGGAATTAGTCATAGCTATCTATTATTGGAAATTGACGAATTATTATTTGAAGCGGACTTGCCAACTTTTTCTGAAAGTTAA
- the thiT gene encoding energy-coupled thiamine transporter ThiT produces the protein MLNKNLGVWIEGTIMAALAMALSFIPLEIGSSFSISLGMIPLVLYSFRRGFLPGFVAGFLWGVLHFLLGKVYFLSVPQVLIEYLIAFAFTGFSGIFAKQVQQAVQGQKKWFKWILIGTLVGTVARYFWHFIAGMIFWGDYAFGGMSPFVFSLVMNGASGLASAAVTLGVLAILAPKMPELFIPKNSPFLLTTEESSVSNSK, from the coding sequence TTGTTAAATAAAAATTTAGGTGTTTGGATTGAAGGGACGATTATGGCTGCTTTAGCTATGGCGTTATCTTTTATTCCGTTGGAAATCGGTTCTAGTTTTTCAATTTCACTAGGGATGATTCCGTTAGTATTATATAGTTTTAGACGAGGCTTTTTACCTGGTTTTGTCGCTGGATTTCTCTGGGGTGTCTTACATTTTCTATTAGGGAAGGTCTATTTTTTAAGTGTTCCGCAAGTTTTAATAGAGTATTTAATTGCTTTTGCTTTCACAGGTTTTTCAGGTATTTTTGCAAAACAAGTGCAGCAAGCGGTTCAGGGACAAAAAAAATGGTTCAAATGGATTCTAATTGGTACGTTAGTCGGAACAGTGGCACGTTACTTCTGGCATTTTATTGCTGGAATGATTTTCTGGGGAGATTACGCTTTTGGTGGCATGAGCCCATTTGTCTTTTCTTTAGTGATGAACGGAGCTAGTGGATTAGCATCAGCTGCAGTAACACTAGGCGTTTTAGCTATTCTTGCTCCGAAGATGCCTGAATTATTTATTCCAAAAAACAGTCCTTTTCTATTAACTACAGAAGAATCGTCTGTTTCCAATTCTAAATAA
- the cls gene encoding cardiolipin synthase — protein sequence MSTFMWVVNAIFILNIILAVVTVFREKRDIAATWAWLLVLVLLPIIGFIIYLFFGKKISREKIFDIKTQESIGMKELVIAQKEMLLDDELLSSKQSTENTKEIASLFLESDESIVTKGNKIDLFIDGNKKFDSLIHDIQQAQHHVHMLYYTIHQDDLGKRILAALEERAAAGVEVLVIYDAMGSRSTKHRFFNHLESLGGRAEPFFGSHWTIINLRLNYRNHRKIVVIDGKIGYVGGFNVGDEYLGKDKKFGYWRDTHLRIQGNAVLALQSRFIMDWNAAVDKHRLDYQEEYFPIIPNKGKSNMQIVSSGPDSEQQQIKKGYIKMISMAKKSIYIQSPYFIPDDSVLDAITIAAMSGIDVRIMIPNKPDHPFVYRATTYYAGEMVAAGAKVYIYDNGFLHAKTVVIDGEVASVGTANFDFRSFKLNFEVNAFIYDPAIAQQLQKIYEDDIKKCYLLTEEIIENQSSWMKFKQEFSRLLSPIL from the coding sequence ATGAGTACATTTATGTGGGTTGTAAACGCAATTTTTATTCTTAATATTATTTTGGCAGTAGTGACTGTATTTCGTGAGAAGCGTGATATAGCAGCTACTTGGGCATGGTTATTAGTGTTAGTTTTATTGCCAATTATTGGATTTATCATTTATCTCTTTTTTGGGAAAAAAATCTCAAGAGAAAAGATTTTTGACATCAAAACGCAAGAAAGTATTGGGATGAAAGAGTTAGTTATTGCTCAAAAAGAAATGCTATTGGATGATGAATTACTATCTAGTAAGCAATCAACAGAGAATACAAAAGAAATCGCTAGTCTATTTTTAGAAAGCGATGAGTCTATTGTGACTAAAGGAAATAAAATTGACCTATTTATTGATGGTAATAAGAAATTTGATTCTTTGATTCACGATATTCAGCAAGCGCAACATCATGTGCATATGTTATATTATACGATTCATCAAGATGATTTAGGCAAACGTATTTTGGCAGCTTTAGAAGAACGTGCAGCAGCAGGTGTTGAAGTGTTGGTAATTTATGATGCTATGGGTTCAAGATCAACAAAACATCGCTTTTTTAATCACTTAGAAAGTCTAGGTGGTAGGGCGGAGCCATTCTTTGGCTCTCATTGGACCATTATCAATTTACGTCTAAATTATCGGAATCATCGAAAGATTGTTGTGATTGATGGGAAAATTGGTTATGTTGGTGGATTTAATGTTGGTGATGAATATTTAGGCAAAGATAAAAAGTTTGGTTATTGGCGTGATACTCATTTACGAATTCAAGGAAATGCAGTATTGGCTTTGCAAAGTCGCTTTATTATGGATTGGAATGCAGCAGTAGATAAGCATCGTCTTGACTATCAAGAGGAGTATTTTCCAATCATTCCAAACAAGGGCAAGTCCAATATGCAAATCGTTTCGAGTGGTCCAGATTCAGAACAACAACAGATTAAAAAAGGCTATATCAAAATGATTAGTATGGCGAAAAAATCAATTTATATTCAATCTCCTTACTTTATTCCAGATGATAGTGTTCTTGATGCGATTACAATTGCAGCAATGTCAGGTATTGATGTACGGATTATGATTCCTAATAAACCGGATCATCCTTTTGTTTATCGAGCGACTACTTATTATGCAGGTGAGATGGTTGCAGCTGGTGCGAAAGTCTATATCTATGACAATGGTTTCTTACATGCTAAGACCGTTGTGATTGATGGTGAGGTTGCGTCAGTTGGAACGGCAAACTTTGATTTTAGGAGTTTTAAATTAAATTTTGAAGTGAATGCCTTTATTTATGACCCAGCCATTGCTCAACAATTACAAAAAATCTACGAAGATGATATTAAAAAATGTTATTTATTAACTGAGGAAATAATAGAAAATCAATCCAGTTGGATGAAGTTTAAACAAGAATTTTCCCGATTGTTATCCCCAATTTTATAG
- a CDS encoding betaine/proline/choline family ABC transporter ATP-binding protein (Members of the family are the ATP-binding subunit of ABC transporters for substrates such as betaine, L-proline or other amino acids, choline, carnitine, etc. The substrate specificity is best determined from the substrate-binding subunit, rather than this subunit, as it interacts with the permease subunit and not with substrate directly.), which translates to MLEFKNVSKVYKGGKKAVDNVNLTFEKGEFIAFIGTSGSGKTTTMRMINRMIEPTSGQILINGEDITKKDPVELRRQIGYVIQQIGLMPHMTIRENIVMVPKLLKWPDEKRQEIANRLIKLVDLPDEFLDRYPSELSGGQQQRIGVVRALAADQDIILMDEPFGALDPITRDALQDLVKELQQEMGRTIIFVTHDMDEALKLADRIVIMREGRVIQFDTPDNILREPADKFVEEFIGHERLIQARPNIQTVEQVMLKTPISITPGKSLTDAIRLMRDKRVDTLLVTDDAGVLKGYIDIESIDYNHKTATSVGDIMNKSAFFVRKDSLLRDTVRRILKRGLKYVPVVDEKEHLVGIVTRASLVDVVYDTIWGEEEVDEVSSTPEVSQQLEVEPAELTNESKE; encoded by the coding sequence TTGTTAGAATTTAAAAATGTTTCAAAAGTTTATAAAGGTGGGAAAAAAGCTGTTGACAATGTAAATTTAACTTTTGAAAAAGGAGAGTTTATTGCATTTATTGGAACCAGTGGGAGTGGAAAAACTACCACTATGAGAATGATTAATCGAATGATTGAACCAACCTCTGGACAAATTCTAATCAATGGAGAGGACATTACTAAAAAAGACCCAGTTGAATTACGCCGTCAGATTGGTTATGTTATTCAACAAATTGGTCTGATGCCACATATGACGATTCGAGAAAATATTGTGATGGTGCCTAAGTTACTTAAATGGCCAGATGAAAAGCGCCAAGAAATTGCGAATCGTTTAATTAAGTTAGTTGATTTACCAGATGAATTTTTGGATCGCTATCCTTCTGAATTATCAGGTGGACAACAGCAGAGAATTGGAGTAGTTCGAGCGCTAGCAGCGGATCAAGATATCATATTAATGGATGAACCATTTGGTGCACTAGATCCGATTACACGAGATGCGTTACAAGATTTAGTAAAAGAATTGCAACAAGAAATGGGACGGACGATTATTTTTGTTACCCATGATATGGATGAAGCATTAAAACTTGCTGATCGGATTGTGATTATGCGAGAGGGTCGTGTGATTCAGTTTGATACACCAGATAATATTTTACGCGAGCCAGCAGATAAGTTTGTTGAGGAATTCATTGGACATGAACGGTTGATTCAAGCACGACCAAATATTCAAACAGTTGAGCAAGTAATGCTTAAAACGCCAATCTCAATTACACCTGGGAAATCACTTACCGATGCGATTCGATTGATGCGAGATAAACGGGTTGATACGTTATTAGTTACAGATGATGCTGGTGTATTAAAAGGATATATTGATATTGAAAGTATTGATTATAATCATAAAACAGCAACCAGTGTTGGAGATATTATGAATAAAAGTGCTTTCTTTGTAAGAAAAGATTCTTTACTACGAGATACTGTGCGTCGTATTTTAAAACGTGGCTTAAAATATGTACCAGTTGTTGATGAAAAAGAGCATTTGGTTGGAATTGTCACTCGTGCCAGTCTAGTTGATGTGGTGTATGACACAATCTGGGGTGAAGAAGAAGTCGATGAAGTGTCCTCAACACCAGAAGTTAGTCAACAACTTGAAGTGGAACCAGCAGAATTAACCAACGAAAGCAAAGAGTAG
- a CDS encoding ABC transporter permease — protein sequence MMNFFNTYGSDLLLKTGEHIYISAVALGLGIIVAVPLGIILTRTTKIASIVIGLASVLQTVPSLALLALMIPFLGIGKTPAIVALFIYSLLPILRNTYLGIKGVDPNLKDAAKGMGMTNIQSIIMVELPLAGPVIMAGIRLGAVYVIAWATLASYIGAGGLGDFIFNGLNLYKPELIIGGTIPVTILALLADFLLGKLENWLTPLALKTNE from the coding sequence ATGATGAATTTTTTTAATACCTATGGCTCTGATCTATTGCTTAAAACTGGAGAACACATCTATATTTCAGCAGTAGCTTTAGGGCTAGGGATTATTGTTGCCGTACCATTGGGAATTATTTTAACGAGAACAACAAAAATTGCTTCTATTGTAATTGGTTTAGCCAGTGTATTACAAACAGTCCCATCGCTAGCATTATTAGCTTTAATGATTCCGTTTTTAGGAATTGGAAAAACACCAGCGATTGTCGCACTCTTTATCTATTCTTTATTGCCAATTTTACGCAATACGTATTTAGGAATAAAAGGTGTCGATCCGAATTTAAAAGATGCAGCTAAAGGAATGGGTATGACCAATATCCAGTCGATTATAATGGTTGAGTTGCCTTTAGCGGGACCAGTAATTATGGCTGGAATCCGTCTAGGTGCAGTTTATGTCATTGCTTGGGCAACGTTAGCATCTTATATTGGCGCGGGCGGATTAGGGGATTTCATTTTCAATGGTTTAAATTTATACAAACCTGAATTGATTATTGGTGGTACAATTCCAGTAACTATTTTAGCATTATTAGCTGACTTTTTACTTGGAAAACTAGAAAATTGGTTAACCCCATTAGCATTAAAAACAAATGAATAG
- a CDS encoding osmoprotectant ABC transporter substrate-binding protein, translating to MKKFKSIVTLVLVVLVLSSCGLPGLGSGSKEAIKVTGGVTTETQILAGIVKGMIEHYTDQKVEVINNLGSTTINHQAMLNGDANISAARYTGTDLTSILQLPAEKDPKKTLEIVQKEFKKRFDQKYYPSYGFANTYAFMVTKETAEKYNLKKISDFKAVANQLEAGVDTSWLEKEGDGYKAFKEDYGFDFKRVYPMQIGLVYDALAAGKMDAVLGYSTDGRIASYDLVVLEDDLKFFPPYDASPVASYDILKAYPEIDKVLTKLEGTISTETMQKLNYKSDNDLVEPEIVAEDFLKEHNYFEKEGDN from the coding sequence ATGAAAAAATTCAAGAGCATTGTGACCCTTGTTCTGGTGGTCCTTGTTCTAAGTAGTTGTGGTTTACCAGGGTTAGGTAGTGGATCAAAAGAAGCTATTAAAGTAACGGGTGGAGTCACAACTGAAACACAAATTTTAGCTGGAATTGTTAAAGGAATGATTGAACATTATACGGATCAAAAGGTAGAAGTAATTAATAATCTAGGTTCGACTACAATTAACCATCAAGCGATGTTAAATGGAGATGCAAATATCTCAGCAGCACGTTATACAGGAACGGATTTAACGTCTATCCTGCAACTACCGGCTGAGAAAGATCCAAAGAAAACGTTAGAAATCGTTCAAAAAGAATTCAAAAAACGGTTTGATCAAAAATATTATCCTTCTTATGGTTTTGCCAATACCTATGCTTTTATGGTGACCAAAGAAACGGCAGAAAAATACAATTTGAAAAAAATTAGTGATTTTAAAGCTGTTGCTAACCAACTAGAAGCTGGAGTCGATACGTCTTGGTTAGAAAAAGAAGGCGATGGTTATAAAGCATTTAAAGAAGATTATGGCTTTGACTTTAAACGAGTGTATCCAATGCAGATTGGTCTCGTTTATGATGCCTTAGCTGCTGGTAAAATGGATGCAGTTTTAGGATACTCAACAGATGGACGGATTGCTAGCTATGATTTAGTAGTGTTGGAAGATGATTTAAAATTCTTCCCACCTTATGATGCTAGTCCTGTTGCAAGTTATGATATTCTAAAGGCTTATCCAGAAATTGATAAAGTCTTAACAAAGCTTGAAGGTACAATTTCAACAGAAACAATGCAAAAATTAAATTATAAATCAGATAATGATTTAGTTGAACCAGAGATTGTTGCAGAGGATTTCTTAAAAGAACACAATTATTTTGAAAAGGAGGGCGATAATTAA
- a CDS encoding ABC transporter permease, which translates to MDKMNILQQLMYYFNQNGSYVFSQFMRHFLISIYGVLFAAIIGIPLGIWIARHVKMSNWVIGAANVIQTVPSLAMLSILMLGLGLGVSTVIVTVFLYSLLPIIKNTYTGLRSVDRNILDSGKGMGMTKFQILYMVELPLAMSVIMAGIRNALVVAIGITAIGSFIGAGGLGDIIIRGTNATDGTAIILAGALPTAAMAIISDLFLGFLERKLDPVRSSK; encoded by the coding sequence ATGGACAAGATGAATATTCTTCAACAATTGATGTATTATTTTAATCAGAATGGTTCTTATGTCTTTAGCCAATTTATGCGCCACTTTTTAATTTCAATTTATGGTGTGTTATTTGCAGCAATTATTGGAATTCCATTAGGGATTTGGATTGCTAGACATGTAAAAATGTCTAACTGGGTTATTGGAGCAGCCAATGTGATTCAAACGGTTCCTTCGCTAGCAATGTTGTCGATTTTAATGTTAGGGTTAGGATTAGGCGTAAGTACTGTAATTGTAACAGTATTTTTGTATTCATTGTTGCCAATTATTAAAAATACCTATACAGGTTTGCGGAGTGTCGATCGTAATATTTTAGATTCCGGTAAAGGTATGGGAATGACCAAGTTTCAGATTCTCTACATGGTTGAATTGCCTTTAGCTATGTCAGTCATTATGGCTGGGATTCGCAATGCTTTAGTTGTCGCAATTGGGATTACTGCAATTGGTTCATTTATTGGAGCTGGCGGGTTAGGGGATATTATTATTCGTGGAACCAACGCAACAGATGGAACAGCCATTATTCTTGCTGGAGCATTACCGACTGCAGCAATGGCTATTATCAGTGATCTATTCTTAGGATTCTTAGAACGCAAATTAGATCCAGTTCGCTCAAGTAAATAA
- a CDS encoding DUF4026 domain-containing protein, with protein sequence MSNQEFYQQVSQGTIVGDQSTLAAFLPNEQTMEQLEKRFTKNSEFSLIEWLSEEDECAEVKFMYQEEVYSFLVKLNSEVEQFEFEYMQKTEPFSEAIYQAANQAPMELYVGTIFGRNILTDYLLQLKLLYTLAPDLIIGRDVSAANKLFSNDWLAFQTESDLLPEIGSLYTIHAVYDSKNSANQEPDHYWFHTHGLTRCRLTELELIIPNKLDSTYGIEDLFGAFVNRCINQEEMNFQTPLSCIQTSNYLISCIPVPWEEGLSYVGKKIPLQQLWNVETADFSTPIEPNGRFLGDLADRDEYHSGPSSLIFGIFGGEEVDHFETIFNGFLDQQSIMTLKSDKETAQLILKAKKRWVYFENLFNQYHEEPVKSGLFSGLFKKKTEPEWQFIIKCGIRFGKGENECEHMWFEPISLNGDTIEAKLIVTPFYVETMKENGIYQISMEDLTDWIVSKLHGASYKPDTIYQAFLK encoded by the coding sequence GTGTCCAATCAAGAATTCTACCAACAAGTCAGTCAAGGAACTATCGTGGGAGATCAATCTACACTAGCTGCTTTCTTGCCAAATGAGCAAACAATGGAGCAATTAGAAAAAAGATTTACTAAAAATTCCGAATTTAGTTTAATTGAGTGGCTAAGTGAAGAGGATGAATGTGCAGAAGTGAAATTTATGTATCAAGAAGAGGTTTATTCTTTTTTAGTGAAGCTTAATTCAGAGGTGGAACAATTTGAATTTGAGTACATGCAAAAAACAGAACCATTTTCGGAAGCAATCTATCAAGCTGCAAATCAAGCTCCAATGGAATTATATGTTGGTACCATTTTTGGGAGAAATATTTTGACAGATTATCTGTTGCAGTTAAAGTTACTTTATACTTTGGCTCCAGATTTAATTATTGGACGAGATGTATCTGCTGCGAACAAGCTTTTCTCTAACGACTGGTTGGCTTTTCAAACTGAATCCGATTTGTTGCCAGAAATTGGAAGTTTATATACGATTCATGCAGTTTATGATTCAAAAAATTCAGCCAATCAAGAACCAGATCACTATTGGTTCCATACTCATGGGTTGACACGTTGTAGATTAACTGAACTAGAATTGATTATTCCCAATAAGTTAGACTCTACTTATGGGATTGAGGATTTGTTTGGTGCGTTTGTGAATAGATGTATCAACCAAGAGGAAATGAATTTTCAAACACCCTTATCTTGTATTCAAACTTCTAACTATTTGATTTCTTGTATTCCAGTTCCATGGGAAGAAGGATTAAGCTACGTTGGCAAGAAAATCCCTTTACAACAACTGTGGAATGTTGAAACTGCGGACTTTAGTACACCAATTGAACCAAATGGTCGGTTTTTAGGTGATCTTGCTGATCGTGATGAGTATCATTCTGGTCCTTCCAGCTTAATATTTGGCATATTTGGTGGAGAAGAGGTTGACCATTTTGAAACGATTTTTAATGGATTTTTGGATCAGCAATCTATCATGACCTTGAAGTCAGATAAAGAAACAGCTCAATTAATCTTAAAAGCTAAAAAACGTTGGGTTTATTTTGAAAACTTATTTAATCAATATCATGAGGAACCAGTGAAATCAGGTTTATTTAGTGGGTTATTTAAGAAAAAGACAGAGCCTGAATGGCAGTTTATTATAAAATGTGGGATTCGTTTTGGTAAGGGAGAAAATGAATGTGAGCATATGTGGTTTGAGCCAATCAGCTTAAACGGTGACACGATAGAAGCAAAATTAATTGTGACGCCCTTTTATGTAGAGACAATGAAGGAAAATGGCATCTATCAAATCTCAATGGAAGATTTAACTGACTGGATAGTTTCAAAACTTCATGGAGCATCCTATAAACCAGATACAATTTATCAAGCATTTTTAAAATAA
- a CDS encoding DegV family protein: protein MSYQIFTDSCSDLPLDFVEQQKIAIISMIITIDGKEYIDDLGKTFDRANFFEQLKEGKQAATSQINIGTYYEAFKPYVEKGEPILYLAFSSSLSGSYNNALSAVQMLKDAYETVDITVIDTKAACLGEGLLVYQAALLKEQGKSLTEVAEWVESHKMKLHSWVTVDDLKHLERGGRISSVAATMGSLLNVKPIIIVNREGSLEPIAKVRGRKKSLHYLVNKTVEGLRNDAEQTIIIGHVGVPDEAEAIKKALLEQVQVKEILIYSYGPTIATHTGFGSVAVFSFGEERI from the coding sequence ATGAGTTATCAAATTTTTACCGATTCATGCTCGGATTTACCCTTAGATTTCGTTGAGCAGCAGAAAATTGCTATTATAAGTATGATTATTACCATCGACGGAAAAGAATATATTGACGATTTAGGAAAAACATTTGACAGAGCTAATTTTTTTGAGCAATTAAAAGAAGGCAAACAAGCAGCTACTTCCCAAATAAATATTGGTACTTATTATGAAGCGTTTAAACCGTATGTTGAAAAAGGTGAGCCAATTTTATATTTAGCTTTTTCTTCTAGCTTAAGTGGTTCATATAACAATGCTCTTTCAGCTGTCCAAATGTTAAAAGACGCTTATGAAACGGTAGATATTACAGTTATTGATACAAAAGCAGCTTGTTTAGGAGAAGGCTTGTTAGTGTATCAAGCAGCTTTGTTAAAAGAACAAGGAAAGAGCTTGACAGAAGTAGCAGAATGGGTTGAAAGTCATAAGATGAAACTTCATTCTTGGGTGACGGTAGATGATTTGAAACATCTAGAGCGTGGTGGACGTATTTCATCTGTAGCAGCAACTATGGGATCCTTACTTAATGTAAAACCAATCATTATTGTGAATCGTGAAGGTAGTCTTGAGCCGATTGCTAAGGTACGTGGACGGAAAAAATCTTTACATTATTTAGTGAATAAAACGGTTGAAGGTCTACGAAACGACGCTGAACAAACGATTATTATCGGACATGTAGGCGTACCAGATGAGGCTGAAGCTATAAAAAAAGCATTATTAGAACAAGTTCAGGTGAAAGAAATTCTGATTTATTCATATGGTCCAACCATTGCGACGCATACTGGTTTTGGATCAGTAGCAGTTTTTTCATTTGGAGAAGAACGAATTTAA
- the mgrA gene encoding L-glyceraldehyde 3-phosphate reductase, with translation MYQADQNRYQDMIYNRVGTSGLKLPAISLGMWHNFGDVDLFENSREMVRSSFDLGITHFDLANNYGPPAGSAEENFGRILAKDFKPYRDELVISSKAGYHMWEGPYGEWGSKKSLTASIDQSLKRLGLDYVDIFYSHRPDPDTPFEETAQALDLMVRQGKALYIGVSNYTAQQTIEISQIFRELKTPFIIHQPTYNMYNRWIEDELQDILITEGLGSIVFSPLAQGQLTNRYLEGIPKDSRAGRSSSPFLDEISVQANLEKSRALNELALNRGQTLAEMAVAWLLRDGKVTSVLIGASRVSQIEDNVKALKNLSFSLNELAEIEAILARR, from the coding sequence ATGTATCAAGCAGATCAGAATCGATATCAGGACATGATCTACAATCGAGTAGGAACGAGTGGGTTAAAATTACCTGCTATTTCATTAGGTATGTGGCACAATTTCGGTGATGTTGATTTATTTGAAAATAGTCGAGAGATGGTCCGCAGTTCATTTGATTTAGGCATTACGCATTTTGACTTAGCCAATAATTATGGACCACCAGCAGGTAGTGCAGAAGAAAATTTTGGTCGGATTTTAGCTAAAGATTTCAAACCATATCGTGACGAACTAGTTATTTCCAGTAAGGCTGGTTATCATATGTGGGAGGGACCTTATGGTGAATGGGGATCTAAAAAGAGTTTAACTGCAAGTATCGATCAGAGTTTAAAACGACTTGGTTTAGATTATGTCGATATTTTTTATTCTCATCGTCCAGATCCAGATACGCCTTTTGAAGAAACGGCACAAGCTTTAGATTTAATGGTTCGTCAAGGGAAAGCACTTTATATTGGCGTGTCTAATTACACTGCTCAGCAAACTATAGAGATTAGTCAGATTTTTAGAGAGCTAAAGACGCCTTTTATTATTCATCAACCTACGTATAATATGTACAATCGTTGGATTGAGGATGAATTGCAGGATATCTTGATCACAGAAGGGTTGGGTTCTATTGTGTTTAGTCCTTTAGCACAAGGACAGTTAACAAATCGTTATCTAGAAGGAATACCTAAAGATTCCCGGGCCGGCCGTTCCTCAAGCCCCTTTTTGGATGAAATATCGGTTCAAGCCAATTTGGAAAAATCTCGTGCTTTAAATGAGCTTGCGTTGAATCGTGGTCAGACGTTAGCTGAAATGGCTGTTGCTTGGCTTTTAAGAGATGGGAAAGTGACTAGTGTTTTAATTGGTGCTAGTCGTGTAAGTCAGATTGAAGATAATGTGAAAGCATTGAAGAATCTAAGTTTTTCTTTAAATGAACTAGCTGAAATCGAAGCAATCCTTGCCAGAAGATAA